The sequence AAGATTATATCTTCGCCGCGCTGGCAATCGCCGAAGTGCTGGTCCTGGTGCTGGCCGCCTCCGGTGTACTACCTTCGGGAGGTCACTGATATGGCTAACGTATGCCCCATAAACAAACTGGAAAAGATCCTGCTGAGTACTGACGGCTCTGAATTCAGCGAAGGTGCGGTAAAAGAAGCCATCAAGCTCGCCGGCCAGTGTTCGAGTACCCTTTATGTCATGACCGTTGTCGAGGCCAACGAGGAATATGCTTCGGAAGCCCCCAAGATGGTGGAGAAGGCGGAGGTCGAAGCCGGCGAGATCCTGCAGGCGGTCAAAGCCCGCGCCGACGAGGCCGGTGTCACCTGCGAGGTCGAATCGCACACTGGCATCAGTGCCTATGACACCATCGTCAATGTGGCAAAGGACAAAGGCTGTGAGCTGATCATCATGGGCCGCCGCGGCCGGACTGGTCTCGCAAGGGTAGCCATGGGCAGCGTCACTGCCAGGGTCATCGGCCACGCGCCTTGTGATGTGCTTGTAGTGCCGCGGGATGGAGCAGTTGACTACAAGAAGATACTTGTTGCCACCGATGGATCGTCCCATGGTGAGGCAGCCGGTGCCGAAGCTATCAAGATGGCCTTGCAGACCGGCGGCTCCCTGGTTGCTCTTTCGGTCGCC is a genomic window of Actinomycetota bacterium containing:
- a CDS encoding universal stress protein produces the protein MANVCPINKLEKILLSTDGSEFSEGAVKEAIKLAGQCSSTLYVMTVVEANEEYASEAPKMVEKAEVEAGEILQAVKARADEAGVTCEVESHTGISAYDTIVNVAKDKGCELIIMGRRGRTGLARVAMGSVTARVIGHAPCDVLVVPRDGAVDYKKILVATDGSSHGEAAGAEAIKMALQTGGSLVALSVASSDSKTEAAEMNVMKIKQMADAEGITCDTLVATGKRYVQIVESAKDVKADLIAIGTHGDGVLSKLLMGSVTERVIGHATCAVLVAGTS